The following DNA comes from Corynebacterium urogenitale.
GGGAAATTGGGAAAAGTGGCTCACGGCCTCGTGGCGTCGAATGGCCACAGGAACGCCACGACGGCGACACGGTAGCGCCGCAAATCGAAACTAACCGGAGCCTTAATGACCGCACTAACCTTAGCAAGGTAAGCCTAACCACACAATAGGCAACCCTATGTGGGCAAGGCAGGAGGTTACCCCCAGGTATGCAAACGTGTTCAAAAATGGAAAAACCCCAGTTCCAATCAACCTTTGCGGGGTGGGGAGCTGGGGTGTTTCTACGTCCAGGAGGCCCTGGAGAGGGTTCTTAGCGAGCCTTCTCGATGACCTCGACGAGACGGAAGTGCTTGTCCTTGGACAGCGGACGGGTCTCCTCGATGCGGACGCGATCGCCGACACCGGCGGTCTCGTTCTCATCGTGAGCCTTCACGCGGGAGTTACGACGCATGATCTTGCCGTAGAGTGCGTGCTGCTTGCGGTCCTCGAGCTCGACGACGATGGTCTTGCTCATCTTGTCGGATACAACGTATCCGGAGCGAACCTTGCGGGCGCCCTTTTCCTTGTTAGTCACAGTTGCCTCGCTCATGCTGCGTCACCACCTGGGTTGGTGGACAGGCCGAGCTCGCGCTCGCGCAGGACGGTGTAGATGCGGGCGATGTCGCGCTTGACAACACCCAGACGACGGTTGTTGGACAGCTGGCCGGTAGCCATCTGGAAGCGAAGGTTGAACAGTTCTTCCTTTGCCTCGCGGAGACGAGTGGTCAGCTCTTCATTGTTGAGCTCGCGGAGCTCGTGGGCCGGGGTTCCGGTAGCCATTAGAACTGATCCTCCTTCTTAACGATGCGAACCTTGCATGGAAGCTTGTTGCCGGCACGGCGGAGTGCCTCCAGAGCCTGCTCCTCGGTCGGGTAGGACACCTCGAACAGGATGCGGCCTGGCTTGACGTTAGCAACCCACTTCTCCACTGGGCCCTTACCGGAACCCATACGAACGCCAAGCGGCTTCTGGGTCAGAGGACGATCAGGGAAGATGTTGATCCAGACCTTACCGCCACGCTTGAGGTGACGGTTGATCGCGATACGAGCGGACTCGATTTGGCGGTTGGTCACGTAGGTTGGCTCCAGGGCCTGCAGGCCGTAGTCGCCGAACGTCACGCGGTTGCCACCCTTGGACACGCCCGAGCGGTGTGGGCGGTGCTGGCGACGGTACTTAACGCGCTTCGGGATAAGCATGTTTCTTAGCCCTCCTGCTTCTGCTCTGCGCGCTGGCGACGTGCACCACCGCGACGTGGACGCTCACGGCGAGAACCGCGGGATGGACGCTCATCGCGGGCGTTCATCAGGGACTCGCGACGGCCAGCGACAACGTCACCCTTGTAGATCCACACCTTCACGCCAATGCGGCCGAAGGTGGTGTGAGCCTCGTAGGTGCCGTAGTCGATCTCGGCGCGGAGGGTGTGCAGCGGAACGCGACCCTCGTGGTAGCGCTCGGTGCGGCCCATCTCTGCACCGCCGAGACGGCCTGAGCAAACGACCTTGATGCCCTTGACCTGTGGCTGACGCATTGCACCCTGGATCGCCTTGCGCATAGCACGGCGGAATGCCACACGGTTGGTCAGCTGCTCAGCGATGGACTGGGCCACCAGCTGTGCATTGGCATCGATGTTCTTGACTTCGAGAATGTTCAGCTGAACCTGCTTGCCGGTGAGCTTCTCCAGCTGGCCGCGGATGCGATCAGCCTCGGAGCCACGACGACCGATCACGATGCCCGGGCGGGCGGTGTGAATGTCCACGCGGACGCGGTCGTGGGTGCGCTCGATGACAACGTCGGCGATGCCGGCGCGGTCAAGACCCTTGGACAGGAAGTCGCGGATCTTGATGTCCTCGGCGAGGTAGTCAGCGTACTGCTTGTCGGCGTACCAGCGTGAGCGCCACTCGGAGGTGATACCCAAGCGGAGGCCGTGCGGGTGAATCTTCTGGCCCACTACTGAGCACTTCCCTTCTGGCTCTCGACGACCACGGTGATGTGGCTGGTGCGCTTACGGACGTGGAAAGCACGACCCTGAGCGCGCGGACGGAAACGACGCATGGTTGGGCCCTCGTCAGCGAATGCCTCGGAGACAACCAGGGTGCGTGGATCCAGACCGAAGTTGTTCTCGGCGTTTGCTGCTGCGGATGCAACAACCTTGGCGACTGGCTCAGAAGCAGCCTGTGGGGCGTACTTCAGGATTGCCAGGGCGTCCTCCACAGACTTGCCACGGATCGTGTCGATCACGCGACGTGCCTTCATTGGAGTGACGCGCACGAAACGCGCGGTAGCGCGTGCGGTGTTCACGGTCTCACTCATATCTATCGACGACCCTTCTTGTCGTCCTTGACGTGACCCTTAAAGGTCTTAGTCGGGGCGAATTCGCCCAGCTTGTGGCCAACCATCGAGTCATCGATGAACACTGGCACGTGCTTGCGACCGTCGTGGACGGCGAAGGTGTGACCAATGAAATCGGGCAGGATGGTGGAACGGCGGGACCAGGTCTTGATGACCTGCTTGGTGCCCTTTTCGTTCTGAGCGTCCACCTTCGCGAGGAGGTGTTCGTCGACGAATGGGCCCTTCCTGAGGCTGCGTGGCATCCTCTACTACCTCCTCTTAGCGCTTCTTGTTCTTGTTGCTGCGACGGCGACGGACGATCAGCTTGTCGCTTGGACGGTTTGGCTTACGGGTGCGGCCCTCAGGCTGTCCCCATGGGGACACTGGGTGGCGACCACCGGAAGTCTTACCTTCACCACCACCGTGTGGGTGATCAACTGGGTTCATCACAACACCACGGACGGTTGGGCGTACGCCCTTCCAGCGCATACGGCCGGCCTTGCCCCAGCGGATATTGATCTGGTCGGCGTTGCCGACCTCACCCACCGTTGCACGGCAGCGGATGTCCACGCGGCGGATTTCGGAGGACGGCATACGCAGGATTGCGTACTTGCCTTCCTTACCCAGCAGCTGGATGGAGGAGCCTGCGGAACGGGCCAGCTTAGCGCCGCCGCCTGGCTTCAGCTCCACTGCGTGGATGGTGGTACCGGTTGGGATGTTACGCAGTGGCAGGTTGTTGCCAACCTTGATGTCTGCGTTCGCGCCGGATTCCAGGATTGCGCCCTGCTTCAGGTTGCGTGGAGCGATGATGTAACGTTTCTCGCCATCGAAGTAGTGCAGCAGTGCGATGTTAGCGGTGCGGTTCGGGTCGTACTCGATGTGAGCAACCTTTGCCAGCACGCCGTCCTTGTCGTTACGACGGAAGTCGATGACGCGGTAACGGCGCTTGTGTCCGCCGCCCTTGTGGCGGGTGGTGATGTGGCCGTGAACGTTACGGCCGCCGGTCTTCGTCAGCGGGCGCAGCAGGCTCTTCTCCGGGGTGGAACGAGTGATTTCCTCGAACTGGGAGACGGAGCTCTGGCGGCGACCCGGCGTAGTCGGCTTGTACTTGCGAATAGCCATACTTTTGCTTCCTCTTTACCTTTCGGCTTCCGGGCCCTTAAGCCTGTGCACCGAAGATGTCGATCGGATCGCTGCCGGCGACCAGGGTCACCATGGCGCGCTTGGTTGCCTTGCGACGGCCGTAACCGGTACGGGTGCGCTTGCGCTTACCCTCGCGGTTAGCGGTGTTCACGGAGGCGACCTTCACACCGAAGATCTGCTCGACGGCAATCTTGATTTGGGTCTTGTTGGAATTTGGATTCACCAGGAACGTGTAGACGTTCTGCTCCATCAGGCCGTAAGACTTCTCAGACACGACCGGAGCGATGATGATATCGCGAGGATCGGCAATAGTGCTCATTACTTAGCCTCCTCCTTGGTCTTCTGAGCTGGATCAGCAGCGGTGATGAAAGCGTTTAGTGCCTCCACGGAGAACACAACGTCGTCTGCATTCAGAACGTCGTAGGTGTTCAGCTGGTCGTTGACCAGGATGTGGACGTTTGGCAGGTTGCGCACGGACTTGAAGGACGTGACGTCCTCGCGGGTCAGAACAACCAGAACGGACTTGCGGTCGGTCAGGCGCTCTAGGAATGCGCGTGCGGACTTGGTAGATGGAACCTGTCCTGCAACCAGCTCCTCCACAACGTGGATGCGGGAGTGGCGTGCGCGGTCGGTGAGGGCGCCACGCAGAGCGGCAGCCTTCATCTTCTTAGGAGTGCGCTGGGAGTAGTCGCGTGGCTGTGGGCCGTGAACCGTGCCACCACCGGTGAAGTGTGGTGCGCGGATGGAACCCTGGCGAGCACGACCGGTGCCCTTCTGGCGGAATGGCTTACGGCCACCACCGCGAACATCGCCGCGGGTCTTGGTGGCGTGAGTGCCCTGGCGCTTAGCTGCAAGCTGAGCGGTGACAACCTGGTGCATGAGAGCGATGGATGCCTCTGCATCGAAGATGGAGGCAGGCAGCTCTACGGTGCCGTTGGTCTTACCGTCAGCGGTGTGGACATCAAGCTTCAGATTGCTCATGCGTGTGCACCGCCCTTCACTGCGGTCTTAACGACGACGAGGCCGCCGTTGT
Coding sequences within:
- the rpsQ gene encoding 30S ribosomal protein S17, with translation MSEATVTNKEKGARKVRSGYVVSDKMSKTIVVELEDRKQHALYGKIMRRNSRVKAHDENETAGVGDRVRIEETRPLSKDKHFRLVEVIEKAR
- the rpmC gene encoding 50S ribosomal protein L29; this translates as MATGTPAHELRELNNEELTTRLREAKEELFNLRFQMATGQLSNNRRLGVVKRDIARIYTVLRERELGLSTNPGGDAA
- the rplP gene encoding 50S ribosomal protein L16; the encoded protein is MLIPKRVKYRRQHRPHRSGVSKGGNRVTFGDYGLQALEPTYVTNRQIESARIAINRHLKRGGKVWINIFPDRPLTQKPLGVRMGSGKGPVEKWVANVKPGRILFEVSYPTEEQALEALRRAGNKLPCKVRIVKKEDQF
- the rpsC gene encoding 30S ribosomal protein S3 — encoded protein: MGQKIHPHGLRLGITSEWRSRWYADKQYADYLAEDIKIRDFLSKGLDRAGIADVVIERTHDRVRVDIHTARPGIVIGRRGSEADRIRGQLEKLTGKQVQLNILEVKNIDANAQLVAQSIAEQLTNRVAFRRAMRKAIQGAMRQPQVKGIKVVCSGRLGGAEMGRTERYHEGRVPLHTLRAEIDYGTYEAHTTFGRIGVKVWIYKGDVVAGRRESLMNARDERPSRGSRRERPRRGGARRQRAEQKQEG
- the rplV gene encoding 50S ribosomal protein L22 → MSETVNTARATARFVRVTPMKARRVIDTIRGKSVEDALAILKYAPQAASEPVAKVVASAAANAENNFGLDPRTLVVSEAFADEGPTMRRFRPRAQGRAFHVRKRTSHITVVVESQKGSAQ
- the rpsS gene encoding 30S ribosomal protein S19 → MPRSLRKGPFVDEHLLAKVDAQNEKGTKQVIKTWSRRSTILPDFIGHTFAVHDGRKHVPVFIDDSMVGHKLGEFAPTKTFKGHVKDDKKGRR
- the rplB gene encoding 50S ribosomal protein L2, giving the protein MAIRKYKPTTPGRRQSSVSQFEEITRSTPEKSLLRPLTKTGGRNVHGHITTRHKGGGHKRRYRVIDFRRNDKDGVLAKVAHIEYDPNRTANIALLHYFDGEKRYIIAPRNLKQGAILESGANADIKVGNNLPLRNIPTGTTIHAVELKPGGGAKLARSAGSSIQLLGKEGKYAILRMPSSEIRRVDIRCRATVGEVGNADQINIRWGKAGRMRWKGVRPTVRGVVMNPVDHPHGGGEGKTSGGRHPVSPWGQPEGRTRKPNRPSDKLIVRRRRSNKNKKR
- the rplW gene encoding 50S ribosomal protein L23 → MSTIADPRDIIIAPVVSEKSYGLMEQNVYTFLVNPNSNKTQIKIAVEQIFGVKVASVNTANREGKRKRTRTGYGRRKATKRAMVTLVAGSDPIDIFGAQA
- the rplD gene encoding 50S ribosomal protein L4; amino-acid sequence: MSNLKLDVHTADGKTNGTVELPASIFDAEASIALMHQVVTAQLAAKRQGTHATKTRGDVRGGGRKPFRQKGTGRARQGSIRAPHFTGGGTVHGPQPRDYSQRTPKKMKAAALRGALTDRARHSRIHVVEELVAGQVPSTKSARAFLERLTDRKSVLVVLTREDVTSFKSVRNLPNVHILVNDQLNTYDVLNADDVVFSVEALNAFITAADPAQKTKEEAK